Proteins from a single region of Chitinispirillum alkaliphilum:
- a CDS encoding Chitosanase/endoglucanase: MKKGNRLQFIGVVVFIALFYTHSSGQYRAFPQAVDFPNTIKPSHVTQQQMNNSITSFYESWKTDLLRDAESTTGGYYIYAPGTNTTQDALTVSEAHGYAMIIAVLMAGYDPEAQDIFDGLFKMKRVHHSTRTPYLMSWQITGRSNSHENIGDRHETATDGDLDMAYALLLAHYQWGSNGSINYLQEAKNSIAAIRDFDMSHSTNRLKLGSWARYTDEHETNTRSSDWMPAFFRNFKEHDNHRIWDDGISTIYSIFNAVRHSTTGLVPDFVVGHNPVPASAYFLETRYDGDYHNNACRVPWRMAQDYIHFGAQESKNAMTRMMDFFLESTGGDPGNIKNGYLLNGTPTRDDRWGPWRSYLSPIMVGAMIDPKYQSFLNQGWDLMNRWNSQDGYYSSTINLLCMLLISGNWWNPHMPGAPDGYMLSTNSRGGTVSVSPERSIYEPGTQVQLTAAPNSGNTFTGWTGDISSSENPVTITINSNMSVIANFSREDGGDIEPDNLVMLADWGADSDNLGSAIDTGSSIVSGGVAEMSYSIVPRPDSSSWPWAEMTASFDNDFTGLSKVTLVYRSTNSFDVALGMPGFLDDGTAHRKTLNASSSWSTVEIPISEFEQPSWVANKTTLSTNNIEVLTILPIRNDTRQTNGTIEIQSIVFDGVSWATSITAKKSKNLDRMFSGASVNIRNNMLELQVNEPGRYSLTLNQLNGRRAANYANEYFSAGSHFIPFNSNSLTPGVYLLNLRKEGNVSLGKVKRVLIR, from the coding sequence ATGAAAAAAGGAAACAGGTTACAATTTATCGGGGTGGTAGTTTTCATTGCTTTGTTTTACACGCATTCTTCAGGGCAATATCGCGCTTTTCCGCAAGCCGTTGATTTTCCAAACACCATAAAGCCTTCACACGTTACCCAGCAACAGATGAACAATTCGATTACCTCTTTTTACGAGAGCTGGAAAACGGATCTGCTTCGTGACGCGGAGAGTACAACTGGTGGGTACTATATATATGCTCCTGGTACCAATACCACACAGGATGCGCTGACTGTTTCAGAGGCGCATGGTTATGCCATGATTATAGCTGTATTGATGGCGGGTTATGATCCTGAAGCACAGGATATTTTTGATGGTTTGTTCAAAATGAAAAGAGTTCATCACTCAACACGCACTCCGTATCTTATGTCCTGGCAGATAACGGGGAGGAGCAATTCACATGAGAATATAGGTGATCGTCATGAGACTGCTACTGATGGGGATCTTGACATGGCATACGCTCTTCTTCTTGCACATTACCAGTGGGGCTCAAACGGGTCGATCAATTATCTTCAGGAGGCCAAGAACTCTATCGCAGCGATCCGTGATTTCGACATGAGTCACTCTACCAACCGCCTTAAACTCGGCTCGTGGGCCAGATACACCGATGAGCATGAAACCAACACCCGGTCTTCAGATTGGATGCCTGCATTTTTCAGAAACTTCAAAGAGCATGATAACCACAGGATCTGGGATGATGGAATCAGCACAATTTACAGTATATTCAACGCAGTGAGGCATAGCACCACAGGATTGGTTCCCGATTTTGTCGTTGGTCACAATCCGGTTCCTGCTTCGGCATATTTTCTGGAGACCCGGTATGATGGGGATTACCATAATAATGCCTGCCGTGTGCCGTGGCGAATGGCGCAGGATTATATCCATTTCGGGGCACAAGAGTCAAAAAACGCCATGACCAGAATGATGGATTTTTTTCTGGAAAGTACAGGTGGGGATCCGGGTAATATAAAGAATGGCTATCTGCTTAACGGGACTCCCACAAGAGATGACAGATGGGGACCATGGAGATCATACCTTTCACCCATCATGGTTGGTGCAATGATTGATCCCAAGTACCAGAGTTTTTTAAATCAGGGCTGGGATTTGATGAACAGATGGAATTCTCAGGACGGGTATTACTCAAGCACTATTAACCTTCTCTGCATGCTTCTTATTTCAGGAAACTGGTGGAATCCACATATGCCGGGAGCGCCCGATGGGTATATGCTTTCCACTAATTCCAGAGGGGGCACTGTTTCAGTATCTCCCGAGAGGAGCATTTACGAACCCGGGACTCAGGTTCAGCTTACGGCTGCGCCTAATTCCGGTAACACTTTCACAGGCTGGACAGGAGATATTTCTTCTTCTGAAAACCCTGTTACCATCACCATAAATTCAAACATGAGTGTGATTGCGAATTTTTCCCGTGAGGACGGGGGGGATATTGAGCCGGATAATCTTGTGATGCTTGCGGACTGGGGTGCAGATAGTGATAATCTGGGTTCAGCCATAGACACAGGGAGCTCAATTGTAAGTGGTGGAGTGGCAGAGATGAGTTACTCTATTGTTCCGCGACCTGACAGCAGCTCATGGCCCTGGGCAGAAATGACGGCTTCTTTTGACAACGATTTTACCGGTCTTTCAAAAGTCACTCTGGTTTACCGAAGTACCAATTCTTTTGATGTGGCACTTGGGATGCCTGGGTTTCTTGATGATGGAACGGCACATCGAAAAACCTTGAACGCAAGCAGTTCATGGAGTACCGTAGAAATCCCAATTTCAGAATTTGAACAACCATCCTGGGTTGCAAATAAGACAACACTCAGCACAAACAATATTGAGGTTCTGACTATTCTCCCCATACGCAACGATACAAGACAAACTAACGGTACAATTGAAATCCAGTCAATTGTTTTTGATGGGGTAAGCTGGGCGACTTCAATTACAGCCAAAAAATCCAAGAACCTGGACAGAATGTTTTCTGGCGCAAGTGTCAACATAAGAAATAATATGCTTGAGCTGCAGGTAAATGAACCCGGAAGGTATTCGCTTACCTTAAACCAGCTGAATGGAAGAAGGGCTGCGAACTATGCAAATGAGTATTTTTCTGCAGGTTCCCATTTTATACCGTTTAATTCGAACTCATTAACCCCCGGTGTATACCTTCTGAATCTCAGAAAAGAGGGCAATGTTTCGCTGGGAAAAGTTAAAAGGGTTTTGATCAGATAA
- a CDS encoding outer membrane efflux protein, producing MKRIRSFYLLIFFSFLQYIPGEEISNGLLTAEQSVDIALRNSPFSRRIEQQYRLTRSGRYDLISPVLPQLSFSSGFSRFGAETDILIDPVPDLPASAQVFTVDEYRTLFSLFGNLFDLSSFVLLGQLNTVDEIADNSLRDSRAELALNVKESFLTLVTLHNEVHVAQASLAQSEEQLEIARELLRLGVIARAELLRLETNFIEQRVNLIQASRVLENSLRGFADLIGVDPPVQIDTVLPFPDTEGPLPSLDSLRVLVLERNPGHRVSILTEENQRAAERAVRFRRVPTLSGSFSYGYTAPEMFTSLSQWRENDFWSIGFDVNVMLFEGLSWRGQRIEAAAQSQIAQTEVEISVNEVIQQLDAAYADLHASREALTLVPDLLEAAQEEFRLIREQFRLGAASALDLLQAQLTLNQAQLQSVSIITNHYRTEAVILRLVGEW from the coding sequence GAATTAGGAGTTTTTATCTTTTAATTTTTTTCTCCTTTTTACAGTATATACCGGGGGAAGAAATTTCAAACGGTCTGTTAACAGCAGAGCAAAGTGTAGATATAGCCCTGCGCAACAGCCCCTTTTCAAGGCGAATCGAGCAGCAGTACAGGCTCACCCGCAGTGGCAGGTATGATCTTATCAGCCCTGTTCTGCCTCAGTTAAGTTTCTCTTCAGGATTTTCCCGTTTTGGTGCAGAAACAGACATTCTCATTGATCCGGTTCCCGATCTTCCAGCCTCTGCGCAGGTGTTCACAGTCGATGAGTACCGTACACTGTTTTCTCTTTTTGGCAATCTGTTTGATCTGTCTTCCTTTGTTCTCCTTGGGCAGTTAAATACGGTAGATGAGATAGCGGATAACAGTTTAAGGGATTCAAGGGCGGAGCTGGCGTTAAATGTCAAAGAGTCCTTTTTAACGCTTGTTACCCTTCATAATGAGGTTCACGTTGCTCAGGCTTCGCTTGCCCAAAGTGAAGAGCAGCTTGAAATTGCCCGGGAGCTTCTGCGTCTGGGGGTGATAGCAAGAGCCGAACTTCTGCGGCTTGAGACAAATTTCATTGAGCAGAGGGTCAATCTGATTCAGGCTTCGCGCGTGCTTGAAAACAGCTTAAGAGGTTTTGCGGATCTTATCGGTGTCGATCCTCCGGTTCAAATCGATACGGTGTTGCCATTTCCCGATACAGAAGGGCCATTGCCGTCCCTCGATTCTTTAAGGGTGCTGGTCCTGGAGCGCAATCCCGGTCACAGAGTCTCAATCTTAACGGAAGAAAATCAGCGTGCAGCAGAGAGAGCTGTGCGTTTCAGGAGAGTGCCGACTTTAAGCGGTTCTTTCTCCTATGGATATACTGCACCGGAAATGTTTACAAGCTTAAGCCAGTGGCGCGAAAATGATTTCTGGAGCATAGGGTTTGATGTAAATGTGATGCTTTTCGAAGGGTTGTCCTGGAGGGGGCAGCGAATAGAGGCTGCCGCGCAATCCCAGATAGCACAAACCGAGGTCGAAATCTCCGTAAATGAGGTGATTCAGCAACTCGATGCTGCCTATGCCGATCTGCATGCCTCAAGAGAGGCGCTGACCCTTGTTCCCGACCTTTTGGAAGCTGCACAGGAGGAATTTAGGCTGATACGAGAGCAATTCAGGCTTGGCGCTGCATCTGCGCTCGATCTTCTGCAGGCTCAGCTCACCTTAAATCAGGCTCAGCTGCAATCTGTGAGCATTATTACAAATCACTACAGAACCGAAGCGGTGATTTTACGACTCGTTGGGGAATGGTAA
- a CDS encoding peptidase U32, with protein MRLSVPYNPDPEVFEEICGFGEVKEVYGKLRQDIIGGGRSSYTLPSVTLKKLEKQIGHGAEKGVVFNYLLNAASLDGSEQTRRGQKRIRRFIDQICDAGVRAVTVSSPLLLRILKKEYPQLSVRVGVFAMVGNLGKARQWEDLGADVICLSAIAVNRNFDELKRLREGVSCGLQLLVNASCLRDCSWELAHMNMLTQASRTGHQNRGFNLDYCFLHCSGTRIKNPVNYIRSIWIRPEDIYLYESMGYDDFKLVERSCPGDLLILRIKAYIKRNFEGNLLELVGPVARVKMEQGMRKREYLSMLRRMVHPGKIKISSLLKFKNYCEEVIPGLYDEKSPVYIDNRSLDGYLEEIRNRNCQSRGCLDCGYCKKIAGKVVRVNEEWQRRMIQKNRKLWEEMDCGRFW; from the coding sequence ATGAGACTATCGGTGCCGTATAATCCTGACCCTGAAGTTTTCGAAGAAATCTGCGGGTTTGGTGAAGTGAAAGAGGTGTATGGCAAACTGCGTCAGGATATAATCGGTGGTGGCCGGTCCTCTTATACGCTGCCATCTGTCACTCTTAAAAAGCTTGAAAAACAGATCGGACATGGTGCGGAGAAAGGTGTTGTATTCAATTATCTTCTCAATGCGGCATCTCTGGACGGAAGTGAGCAGACACGCAGGGGGCAGAAAAGGATAAGAAGATTTATAGATCAAATCTGTGATGCCGGAGTCAGGGCTGTCACGGTATCATCACCACTTCTTTTGAGAATTTTAAAAAAAGAATATCCTCAGCTTTCTGTACGGGTAGGTGTTTTTGCAATGGTGGGTAATTTAGGTAAAGCCAGGCAGTGGGAGGATTTGGGTGCAGATGTAATTTGTCTGAGTGCCATAGCGGTAAACCGGAATTTCGACGAGCTGAAGCGGTTGCGTGAGGGTGTGAGCTGTGGTCTTCAGTTACTTGTAAATGCAAGTTGTCTCAGAGATTGCAGCTGGGAGCTTGCTCATATGAACATGCTGACTCAGGCATCGCGTACGGGACATCAAAACAGAGGCTTCAATCTCGATTACTGTTTCCTTCACTGCTCTGGTACCCGAATAAAAAATCCGGTTAATTATATAAGGTCAATATGGATTCGTCCCGAAGACATTTATCTCTATGAATCGATGGGTTATGATGATTTCAAGCTGGTTGAGAGAAGCTGTCCGGGAGATCTGCTTATCCTAAGAATTAAAGCTTACATAAAGAGAAATTTTGAGGGTAATCTTCTGGAGCTGGTTGGGCCGGTTGCCAGGGTTAAGATGGAACAGGGAATGAGAAAACGGGAATACCTCTCTATGCTAAGGCGCATGGTGCACCCGGGGAAAATCAAGATTTCAAGCCTTTTGAAGTTTAAAAATTACTGTGAGGAAGTAATTCCCGGTTTGTATGATGAAAAATCTCCTGTTTACATAGACAATCGCTCGCTTGACGGGTACCTGGAGGAAATACGGAACAGAAATTGTCAGAGTCGGGGATGTCTGGACTGTGGATATTGCAAAAAAATTGCCGGTAAAGTAGTACGGGTCAATGAAGAGTGGCAGAGGCGCATGATTCAGAAGAACAGAAAATTATGGGAAGAGATGGATTGTGGCAGGTTCTGGTAA
- a CDS encoding Chalcone and stilbene synthases domain protein, with product MAHRLKKQKSPHLWIKGLGSSVPPSVLKQQSASEMIEEYFKDQLTPRSIDVIRKVFSHESVRTRRVALDEGMEWRDLKNEDPDRRAERFLKWAVYLGCDAAEKAMKKAGVKPADVRALAVNTCTGYVCPGLSTYISQELGLSGDVMAFDLVGSGCGGAIPVLQCAGNALGSFDDGVALAISVEICTATFQMGNDISLIVSNALFGDGAGAAVIGSQSPGLGVLSWSSFYEQKFREEIRFTYKNGQLHNKLTPQLPKIIGEVVPPFVTEFLSSNELAPGDIAFWAIHPGGDRVITELQKALGLSERDVAPARTVLKNLGNMSSPTVWFELEDYIKGSPCKNDKIMMLAFGAGLSAHTVLLENQM from the coding sequence ATGGCTCACAGATTAAAAAAACAAAAATCACCTCATTTATGGATAAAGGGGTTGGGAAGTTCTGTTCCTCCTTCTGTTCTCAAACAGCAGAGCGCTTCGGAGATGATCGAGGAGTATTTCAAGGATCAGCTCACGCCAAGGAGCATAGATGTTATCCGGAAAGTTTTTTCGCATGAGAGTGTCAGGACACGCAGGGTAGCTCTTGATGAGGGGATGGAATGGAGGGATCTTAAGAATGAGGATCCCGACAGGCGTGCAGAACGTTTCCTTAAGTGGGCTGTTTATCTTGGATGCGATGCGGCAGAAAAGGCAATGAAGAAGGCGGGTGTAAAACCTGCGGATGTGAGGGCTTTGGCTGTCAACACCTGTACCGGTTATGTGTGTCCGGGCTTAAGTACATATATCTCTCAGGAACTGGGGCTTTCAGGAGATGTGATGGCATTTGATCTGGTTGGAAGCGGATGTGGCGGCGCTATTCCTGTTTTGCAGTGTGCGGGAAATGCTCTTGGTTCCTTCGATGATGGAGTTGCTTTGGCTATTTCGGTTGAAATCTGTACAGCTACTTTTCAGATGGGAAATGATATCAGTCTTATTGTTTCGAATGCGCTGTTTGGTGACGGAGCAGGTGCAGCTGTTATCGGGAGTCAAAGCCCGGGGCTTGGTGTACTGAGCTGGTCAAGTTTCTACGAACAAAAATTCAGAGAAGAAATCAGGTTTACCTACAAAAACGGACAGCTTCATAATAAACTAACCCCTCAGCTTCCAAAGATTATCGGTGAAGTTGTACCCCCTTTTGTAACTGAATTTTTGTCCTCAAATGAGCTTGCGCCGGGAGATATCGCATTCTGGGCGATTCATCCCGGGGGGGACAGGGTCATAACGGAGCTCCAGAAGGCGCTTGGACTGAGTGAAAGGGATGTGGCCCCGGCGCGCACGGTTCTTAAAAATCTGGGTAATATGTCATCACCAACAGTATGGTTTGAACTTGAAGACTATATAAAAGGATCCCCTTGTAAAAATGATAAGATTATGATGCTGGCTTTTGGGGCAGGATTGTCGGCTCATACCGTTCTGCTGGAAAATCAAATGTAA
- a CDS encoding Acyl carrier protein, whose amino-acid sequence MEDSAEVYKRVSEIIKEVLRIEESSIKPDSRIKEDLNADSLDTVSLLMALEEEFGESIDDQEAAKLTTPQTIAQYIESRMKLS is encoded by the coding sequence GTGGAGGACAGTGCAGAAGTATACAAAAGAGTTTCTGAGATTATCAAAGAAGTTCTACGGATTGAGGAATCTTCCATAAAACCCGACAGCCGGATAAAAGAGGATCTCAATGCAGATTCACTTGACACAGTAAGCCTTCTCATGGCTCTCGAAGAGGAGTTTGGAGAGAGTATCGATGATCAGGAAGCCGCAAAGCTTACAACACCCCAAACAATTGCCCAGTACATTGAATCACGAATGAAACTCTCATGA
- a CDS encoding ABC-type antimicrobial peptide transport system, permease component, whose protein sequence is MNLFESIRLAVGAIWAHRLRSLLTTLGVMIGVMTVIAMLALIDGINSLVANQLAALGTNTLYVQKFPWTMTREEMLEMRRRRNLTLDDASAVENQIDLAQRVAPMLSSAMAVRRGAIDLVGVEIIGTSPDYQFIAELDIESGRQMLPVDLTQSRQVAMIGATVARELFPAADPVGRRLLIGNRRFDIIAVLEEVGAVFGADQDNRVLIPISTYKKVFSGPVTLVGEESVTIIVQPLSPELIEETSEQIRELLRRRRGLSAVEDDDFSINTAEQLLETYRTLTSGVFGLMIGVTSLSLIVGGIGIMNIMLVSVSERIREIGIRKAVGARRRDIRSQFIIEAVVLSCAGGFIGMALGFMVAWGVSAVIDLPAAVTWWSILLGFGFSVMVGVFFGWYPSKRASEMDPIDALRRE, encoded by the coding sequence ATGAATCTGTTTGAATCGATCCGACTTGCTGTCGGCGCCATATGGGCACACAGACTCCGTTCCCTGCTCACAACCCTTGGTGTGATGATCGGTGTTATGACCGTCATAGCGATGCTTGCACTTATTGATGGGATCAATTCTTTGGTAGCAAACCAGCTTGCTGCACTCGGAACCAATACTCTCTATGTTCAGAAGTTCCCCTGGACAATGACCAGGGAAGAGATGCTTGAGATGAGGAGAAGGAGAAATCTCACTCTTGATGATGCTTCTGCGGTCGAAAACCAAATTGACCTTGCACAGAGAGTCGCACCGATGCTCTCGTCCGCAATGGCTGTAAGGCGAGGGGCTATTGACCTTGTCGGTGTAGAAATTATAGGTACATCACCCGATTATCAGTTCATTGCTGAATTAGATATTGAGTCGGGCAGACAGATGCTCCCTGTAGATCTGACACAGAGCAGGCAGGTTGCAATGATCGGAGCTACCGTGGCACGGGAATTGTTTCCCGCTGCAGATCCTGTGGGTAGAAGACTGCTGATAGGAAACAGGCGGTTTGATATAATTGCGGTTCTTGAGGAGGTCGGGGCTGTATTTGGAGCCGATCAGGATAACAGGGTGTTAATCCCGATCTCTACGTATAAAAAAGTGTTTTCCGGTCCGGTAACATTGGTTGGAGAGGAGTCGGTAACGATAATTGTTCAGCCCCTCAGTCCTGAATTGATAGAGGAAACTTCAGAGCAGATTCGTGAACTGCTCAGAAGAAGAAGGGGGCTTTCTGCGGTAGAAGATGATGATTTTTCAATCAATACCGCTGAGCAGCTCCTTGAAACTTACCGCACTCTCACTTCCGGAGTTTTTGGCTTGATGATCGGGGTAACATCACTCTCTCTGATTGTCGGCGGAATCGGAATAATGAATATAATGCTTGTTTCTGTTTCCGAGAGAATTCGTGAGATCGGTATAAGGAAAGCTGTGGGAGCGAGACGCAGGGACATACGCTCCCAATTCATTATAGAAGCTGTTGTTCTTTCATGTGCCGGTGGTTTCATTGGTATGGCACTGGGGTTTATGGTTGCATGGGGGGTATCGGCCGTCATTGATTTACCTGCAGCGGTGACCTGGTGGTCTATACTTCTTGGATTTGGTTTTTCTGTTATGGTAGGAGTGTTCTTTGGATGGTATCCTTCAAAGCGAGCATCGGAAATGGACCCTATCGATGCACTTAGACGGGAGTAG
- a CDS encoding RND efflux system, membrane fusion protein CmeA, whose amino-acid sequence MVKVKRKIKRITVVVVLGLVVFLILLIALLRREPLREVEVSQVVRGDVFSMVEARGEIRPEVEVNISSSIVGTVEKLEVKEGQQVKEGDLLIQLDQEEFEASVRRAQAALELTQAALDQSRAQWERARELFEAELISRQEYEAAQAQFRTDQARVKEARAALDVALGQLEETMITAPMSGTVTQLNVEVGEQVIVGTINIPGTVLMVLADLTLMQVHGEVDEADIPLVEIGQDAIIEVDAIIEVDAIGERVFNGVVTEVGLAPLPPEEFVAPEGFVSYSVTVDIQDTIEELKTGMTAYADIITAESRNVLVVPVEAVQIRPAEQAGILLQERAPGEDIEAVFVYLQGTAVLVEVRTGIAGYQTIEIVDGLQEGQFVITGPFAVVRELRSGEMVGVTR is encoded by the coding sequence ATGGTAAAGGTGAAAAGGAAGATAAAGAGAATAACTGTTGTAGTTGTGTTGGGTTTGGTGGTGTTTTTGATTCTGCTTATCGCCCTTCTGCGAAGAGAGCCGCTCAGAGAGGTTGAGGTGTCTCAGGTTGTGCGGGGTGATGTTTTCTCGATGGTTGAGGCACGCGGGGAGATACGGCCTGAAGTTGAAGTGAACATATCCTCTTCCATTGTGGGCACAGTCGAAAAGCTTGAAGTTAAGGAGGGCCAGCAGGTAAAAGAGGGTGATTTGCTCATTCAGCTTGATCAGGAGGAGTTTGAGGCATCTGTGCGCAGGGCGCAAGCTGCCCTTGAGCTTACGCAGGCTGCGCTTGACCAGAGCAGGGCTCAGTGGGAGCGTGCCAGGGAGCTTTTTGAGGCTGAACTGATTTCAAGACAGGAATATGAAGCTGCTCAGGCTCAGTTCAGAACCGATCAGGCTCGTGTCAAGGAGGCCCGGGCTGCACTCGATGTGGCTTTGGGGCAGCTTGAAGAAACCATGATCACTGCACCGATGTCAGGCACTGTCACACAGCTCAATGTTGAAGTGGGAGAGCAGGTTATAGTTGGTACAATCAATATCCCCGGTACCGTGCTGATGGTCCTTGCGGATCTTACACTTATGCAGGTTCACGGTGAGGTTGATGAGGCCGATATTCCCCTGGTGGAAATCGGACAGGATGCAATTATCGAGGTTGATGCAATTATCGAGGTTGATGCAATTGGGGAGAGGGTTTTTAATGGGGTTGTAACAGAGGTGGGATTGGCTCCGCTGCCTCCGGAGGAGTTCGTGGCGCCTGAGGGGTTTGTAAGCTACAGCGTGACAGTCGACATTCAGGATACAATCGAAGAGCTCAAAACCGGGATGACCGCTTATGCCGATATAATAACCGCAGAGAGCAGAAACGTACTTGTGGTTCCGGTCGAAGCTGTCCAGATCCGCCCCGCTGAGCAGGCCGGAATTTTGCTTCAGGAGAGGGCGCCGGGAGAAGACATCGAGGCGGTATTTGTCTACCTGCAGGGAACAGCTGTTTTGGTTGAGGTCCGCACTGGAATTGCCGGTTATCAAACAATAGAGATTGTCGATGGACTGCAGGAAGGGCAATTTGTGATCACCGGCCCTTTTGCTGTGGTAAGGGAGCTGAGGAGTGGTGAGATGGTTGGGGTCACAAGATAG
- a CDS encoding 3-oxoacyl-[acyl-carrier-protein] synthase, KASII, whose translation MINNRVVVTGIGLCTPLGQGVKRFWNSALNGEQSVAPIPENWTKHKQYTSKLWAPLPKIAFSPDHISRIESMQLDMVTMLTIEASFEALAMAGICIEQADKRHNTYTCDTLDPMRSGVITGTGVGGINSLLHNNINQVKTPLLNDLKTLGEIEHEHPQIKSALVRVKERIQGSRRFNPFIVSMIMPNAPAAYTGLKFGLKGINRTVCSACASGTMAIGQAFQEIASGRADFILTGGSEYLYEDHGGIFRGFDDSKTLVKRCDQPESANCPFDQNRSGFLFSEGGSGMLVLESLHHAQKRNASILGEIINYEESFDAYSLMSIDPSGTEINSMLERLCNNARIETNRIDYINAHGTGTELNDQIETQILDEQFPHKPYINSTKGLIGHTIGASGAIEAAVCLLSIKEGKLHPCPNLFNPVAPLNFVKKSVSAPINFAISNSFAFGGHNAALLIGKSD comes from the coding sequence ATGATCAATAACAGAGTTGTAGTTACCGGTATCGGGCTTTGTACCCCACTTGGGCAGGGAGTAAAGCGTTTCTGGAATTCTGCCCTGAACGGTGAACAGAGTGTTGCCCCTATTCCGGAAAACTGGACAAAACATAAGCAGTATACCTCCAAGCTATGGGCTCCGTTACCGAAGATAGCCTTTTCCCCCGATCATATCAGCAGAATAGAATCGATGCAGCTTGATATGGTGACAATGCTTACAATTGAGGCATCGTTTGAAGCCCTCGCCATGGCTGGCATATGTATAGAACAGGCAGATAAACGTCACAACACATATACATGTGATACTCTTGACCCAATGAGAAGCGGCGTGATAACAGGCACAGGGGTAGGAGGTATAAATTCCCTGCTTCACAACAACATCAACCAAGTAAAAACCCCTCTGCTCAATGATCTGAAAACTCTTGGGGAAATCGAGCATGAACATCCTCAGATTAAATCCGCTCTCGTTCGTGTAAAGGAGAGGATTCAGGGGAGCCGCCGCTTCAATCCCTTTATAGTTTCTATGATTATGCCCAACGCACCAGCTGCATATACCGGGTTGAAATTTGGCCTCAAGGGAATAAACAGAACCGTCTGCAGTGCCTGTGCATCGGGAACCATGGCAATCGGGCAGGCATTTCAGGAGATTGCTTCGGGGCGGGCCGACTTTATTTTAACGGGTGGAAGTGAATACCTGTATGAGGATCATGGTGGAATTTTCCGTGGGTTTGATGATTCCAAAACATTGGTGAAAAGGTGCGATCAGCCTGAAAGCGCGAACTGCCCTTTTGATCAGAACCGTTCCGGATTTCTCTTCTCAGAAGGCGGTTCGGGTATGCTGGTCCTGGAATCCCTCCACCATGCACAAAAGCGCAACGCATCGATTCTGGGGGAGATCATAAACTACGAAGAATCCTTCGATGCTTACAGTTTAATGAGTATCGACCCCTCCGGGACAGAGATCAATTCGATGCTCGAACGACTTTGCAATAATGCACGTATTGAAACAAACCGAATTGACTATATAAATGCTCACGGCACCGGCACCGAGCTCAATGACCAAATCGAAACACAGATTTTGGATGAGCAATTTCCGCACAAACCATACATAAACAGCACCAAAGGACTGATCGGTCACACAATCGGAGCATCGGGGGCAATTGAAGCCGCAGTGTGTCTGCTTTCCATAAAAGAGGGGAAACTACACCCCTGCCCCAACCTTTTTAACCCGGTTGCCCCGCTTAACTTCGTAAAAAAATCAGTTTCGGCACCGATAAATTTCGCAATAAGTAACTCTTTTGCCTTTGGGGGACATAACGCCGCACTTCTCATAGGAAAAAGTGACTGA
- a CDS encoding ABC-type antimicrobial peptide transport system, ATPase component: protein MLIELRNISKVYRMGSVEVGAVKNLNLSVGRNEYVSIMGPSGSGKSTLMNIIGCLDRPGAGDYILDGESVLNLGDDRLAQIRNRKIGFVFQTFNLLASESALSNVELPMLYAGETVWERKDKAKRGLESVGLGQRVMHKPSEMSGGERQRVAIARALVNSPPMILADEPTGNLDSSTGAEIMRMFDQLFLEGKTIILVTHDPKVAMHANRIVRIKDGRIESDETAVK from the coding sequence ATGCTTATTGAGCTTCGGAATATATCAAAAGTGTACAGAATGGGTAGTGTTGAAGTTGGTGCTGTGAAGAACCTGAATCTCTCTGTTGGCAGAAATGAATACGTGTCAATCATGGGGCCGTCCGGTTCCGGCAAATCTACACTTATGAATATAATAGGGTGTCTGGACCGTCCAGGAGCGGGAGATTACATATTAGATGGGGAATCGGTTCTTAATCTCGGTGATGACAGACTGGCGCAGATCCGTAACCGCAAGATTGGATTCGTGTTTCAGACGTTTAACCTTCTTGCTTCTGAAAGTGCGTTGAGCAATGTTGAGCTCCCCATGCTTTATGCCGGGGAAACGGTTTGGGAAAGAAAGGATAAGGCCAAAAGAGGGCTTGAGAGTGTAGGGCTTGGTCAGCGTGTGATGCATAAGCCTTCTGAGATGTCCGGAGGTGAACGGCAGCGTGTGGCCATTGCCAGGGCTCTTGTAAATTCACCGCCAATGATTCTGGCTGATGAGCCCACAGGGAATCTTGACAGCAGCACCGGTGCAGAGATAATGAGAATGTTTGACCAGTTGTTCCTGGAGGGAAAAACCATCATTCTGGTTACCCATGATCCTAAAGTGGCAATGCATGCCAACAGAATTGTAAGGATAAAGGATGGCAGGATTGAAAGTGATGAGACGGCGGTAAAATGA